One segment of Macaca fascicularis isolate 582-1 chromosome 2, T2T-MFA8v1.1 DNA contains the following:
- the LOC102122247 gene encoding olfactory receptor 5K1 has product MAEENHTMKNEFILTGFTDHPELKTLLFVVFFAIYLITMVGNIGMMALIFTHRRFHTPMYIFLGNLALVDSCCACAITPKMLENFLSEDKRISLYECTVQFYFLCTVETADCFLLATMAYDRYVAICSPLQYHIMMSKKLCIQMTTGAFIAGNPHSMIHVGLVFRLVFCGSNHINHFYCDILPLYRLSRVDPYINELVLFIFSGSIQVFTIGSVFISYLYILLTIFRMNSKEGRAKAFSTCASHFSSVSLFYGSIFFIYIRPNLLEGGNDIPAAILFTIVVPLLNPFIYSLRNKEIISVLRKILLKIKSQESVNK; this is encoded by the coding sequence ATGGCTGAAGAAAATCATACCATGAAAAATGAGTTTATCCTCACGGGGTTTACAGATCACCCAGAGCTGAAGACTCTGCTGTTTGTGGTGTTCTTTGCCATCTATCTGATCACCATGGTGGGGAATATTGGTATGATGGCACTGATATTTACCCACCGTCGATTTCACACACCAATGTACATCTTTCTGGGAAACCTGGCTCTTGTGGATTCTTGCTGTGCCTGTGCCATTACCCCCAAAATGTTAGAGAACTTCTTGTCTGAGGACAAAAGGATTTCCCTCTATGAATGTACAgtacagttttattttctctgcacTGTGGAAACTGCAGACTGCTTTCTTCTGGCGACAATGGCCTATGACCGCTATGTGGCTATATGCAGCCCACTGCAGTACCACATCATGATGTCCAAGAAACTCTGCATTCAGATGACCACAGGGGCCTTCATAGCTGGAAACCCGCATTCCATGATTCATGTGGGGCTTGTATTTAGGTTAGTTTTCTGTGGATCGAATCACATCAACCACTTTTACTGTGACATTCTTCCCTTGTATAGACTCTCTCGTGTTGATCCTTATATCAATGAACTGGTTCTATTCATCTTCTCAGGTTCAATTCAAGTCTTTACGATAGGTAGTGTCTTCATATCTTATCTCTATATTCTTCTTACTATTTTCAGAATGAACTCCAAAGAGGGAAGGGCCAAAGCCTTTTCTACCTGTGCATCCCACTTTTCATCAGTTTCACTATTCTATGGatctatttttttcatatacattaGACCGAATTTGCTTGAAGGAGGTAATGATATACCAGCTGCCATTTTATTTACAATAGTAGTTCCCTTACTAAATCCTTTCATTTATAGCCTGAGAAACAAGGAAATAATAAGTGTCTTAAGAAAAATTCTgctgaaaataaaatctcaagaaAGTGTGAACAAATGA